A segment of the Populus alba chromosome 9, ASM523922v2, whole genome shotgun sequence genome:
ttaaaaatatatttttcttaattgtatctattttttctttcaagtaggTTTAGAAAGTAACTAATAGGGGCCACTAGTTAGTCCGTgagcaatataatttttttaatgataatattagtgttttttttaagaatatatatgaATCTAATTTgcagattttaataaaaacaaattctcatAAATATTTAGTGAGATATTATGTCATTTCCAatacatgatttttatatatttttgtatacataaaaaaatactggggtacaaattaatttttgtgcGTGAAAGTATcgtaattttttatctataaagaagtcttcataaaaaaaaaaaaacatgaaatatgtaGACAcaaaaattttgattgaaaagcataattttttacacgagaatagaaattataaaattattacaaatagTTATTATTGCTactgtataaatatataaaaataggtTTCAAACCCGGCTCGCAGCATCGTAGgggcaaaacactagttttaCACTAATTAAGGATCCATTTGCTTTACAGGACTCGACAAAGTGGCTTATGAGTTGTTTAGTGCTCTCgtgaacaagatcaataagtGATTTTTTTGTCTTGTCCCACCACCTTCTTCGGGGTTAAGCTTGTTTTGTCTCgtggtaaaaaaacaaaatataagcaACCACCTCTgcttgtttctctttaattttttaaattttttaatcattattctggacttgtgaaaaaaataaatatattttatctatgaaacaaaaaacaaattatgtgattataataaaataataataataatactcattttcaatctttttttttttgaaaattcataaaataattaattattttaatttatgacttGAAAATTATTGATCATGTTTACATACAaacttgtaaataaaataaacaattcaaataaGTTGAAGATACGTTTTAAGCGCCAACATAAACTCTGGCTTTGACTCCATCCAGATACGAAACTAGTTTTGTACCGGCACTATGCTGCGGGGCAATAATTGTTTTccagtaaaaactaaaaagtaaatatatggGTTTTAATAATGTAAAGAACTAAAAAGTTTACATTTGTatctaattaatgaaattgttatttgattagaaaataattaaaattaagatatttgattctGCAATATAAGTCATGTACTCTCTTATGTGTAATAACTGTAtttcttataatattatttttatttagtgaaAAGATTATTTATGCTAGTAAAAGGTAAAAAGAGTTATAAACAAAAGTGAGCTAAATCAAATGATATagttcaaccataaaaaaatccaatattgaatgacAGAACTGGAAAAAATaccatcaattaaaaaaaaacaatgaaaaaaaagagagagaagatatGGATCAACCTACATAAATGCACTAACCTTATGACTATAGCTttaagattgagataatttaatataaaggaaagtgaaaataaagaagcatgaaaaccaattataaaaaaactaaatgttgaaggatggtaatgaaaataaattaaggtattTGATCTCGTAACATACATTATGTGCCAAGTTGCGTTTAGTAACCATGTTTactgtaatgtatttttaataatcaaatgattatatttgtcaataaaaggtaaaacaaatcacaaatgaAAGCGAATAGAATGAAACTACGAAGCTTAACTATAAAACAACCTTATGTTGAATGGTGGATctagaaaagaaatttttttaaaaaaaaaaagaatcgggTTGATCCGCATTAACTCGCTAACCCTGCAACCATAGACACATGATTAGAATAACTCCATATAcaggaaagtgaaaaaaaaacacgtaaactaattcctaaaaaatagcttttaaatgaagaaatttcaaaaaaaaaccaaaatcaacctATATTAACTTTAGAAACTCATGATCATAATCATGTGGTGGGACTTTCCACCCAGAaggcaaaaccaaaaaaaccaatgaaacaAGATTCttagttaaaaaatttttgaggcataaaacttaaaataaataattctaaaaaacatcaacaaaaaaaagaccatAGTCAATTAGGGTTAACCCACAAACCCCAAAACCATGAGAATATAATTAgaataacatcataaaaaggaaaagagaaaaaaagcaaaaatatcaactctaattttttttaaatgattgatgaaattaaataaaaaaaagaccaagGTCAACTAATATTAATCTTTGAAACTTGTGATTATAGTCAGAAGGCGAGACTAACCACGTAGAAGGCATGTCAAAAAGAAGAGATGAAgcaaaattatcaataaaaaaatgttgaggaatattttaaaaaaaaaacaataaaaaatataaagaacaacCCCAATTAACCCACCAACCTTTATAACTATGAGAATAAGATTTGAATATTCCTATAGAAAagaaagcgaaaaaaaaaaaacacaaagatctattaaaaaaataattaaatattgaatgataaaataaataaaaatcaatgataaaaaaggtctaaaaaggaaaaaagtcaACTTGTGTTAACATTCAAAACCCGtgtcccaataaaaaaaaatgtcgagggatgatttttttttaatacaataaaataaagatttttaaaaaaaataaacataaaacaaacagGGGCCAAATTcaacatgaaaagaaagaaataaatgacaataaatgaaataaaatagctAGTGGaaaggtttaaaaatataaaagaattaagaccaattttaatataaaaataaaatgaaacctAGTGATTATAAATGAAActgcaaaaaagaaataaattagaagaaaaaataaataaaaataaatagctatAAATAAACAAGGACTAAATTGGACACACAATATAAATGGCAGTACACAATCCTATACTCTGGCcaaacacttttattttttattgatatattttataaattgtaaAAGACTAAATTGCTAATAAATCAACtttgattataacaaaaaataatcaaaataaaaagacaaaaaagccTTTAATTTTATTGCTTCTTACTATGGTTTAACAATTtaattgtgtttaagaaatgaaaatatttaaaaaaccccttgatacaagttaattttttttttccttataagtctaattaagttatttaactattatttattattcacgaAGGAGGTTAAAAGTCAAATTTATTCCAAATCAATTTGTCCGTTTAATAACGTGTCCATATAAAAAGACCGAAATAACCCCTTAATTTTATGTtactatatgattttttttttaaggtttaaaatggaaaaaacacTGATTGCTACAGTAGTTTCTTGATAAAAAACCACTTCAGCTCTACACCCTACTTTGCCTTGAAGGATACAGCTGCCATTTTAGTTTTCTTCAATATGAATAGCTGTGAAAACTAATTTGTCTtgaatttttagtatttaacaGGAATAAAATTCTGCGAGCCATTAATCATATATCGTGGAGAACCAATTCTggaacttaatttaaaaaattatgacgTATGAGAAAGGAAGTTGAAGACAGTGATCTCCTTAACTTCGGCTATCAATTTAATAATGGATACAGTTGAACTAATCGGGtgttttatatagataattaaCTAGATATTATCAATTAGTTCCCGTTTATTTaccgaaaaatattttatttttgaaaagtaattttcttgaaaaataaattccctaaaaaataaattattttttgatgttttgtaatattatagaaaatgaggtgaaaaataacttattaatatttttttaagtttattaaaataatgataaacaaatcttacaaattaaaaagttgaatgagaatgaaattgaaaaaaaaaaaattaatttcataaattatctccaataaaaaaattaaaagatgatgaaattaaaataataataataataataatttcataaattatttcaaataaaataagtaataatcaaaagaattaagaccaaatttgatagataaaaaatttcaattaaaaaaataaaagaaaaataaataaaaatcataaaaataattaaagttaatataaaaatcaaattttaagaggtgaaattaaaaaaaaaaaatcaaaacaaaatatataacaataaaattaaaataaataatatgatatttttaaatttttcataatttttaaaaagtatttttcacttaaaataaaaaaaaatattttttgaaaatcacgTTAAAATTTggactgaaaaatattttttattgattaatttttttaattataaataaacacaagaaaagaaaagaaaagataaattgtaGCCCACGATCTGGTAAATTGGTAATCCATCTCTCTACCAACCAAGGTTTATCAAAATTCGAACCGCAAATACGTGTGATGGgcaatttcatcaaaaaaaaaaggcgaCAACTTTTTCCTCTATTGTCAGTCTGTGGCACTGTACAATCTGTCATGGTACAAACCACCTAAATTATTGGCCATTAATTGCTAATTGTCATAATGTACGAAGCTGTTTAGTTTCATCAATGTCTCCAATGCTTTCTCCTGTACCTTGGAGGAAAGACAGCTAATCAATGCAGTCCTGTCAGTTCATTTAGCTGATGTCTAGCTATCAATCTCTAGGGTAGGGGGTTTGTTTTGGTGTCGAGTAAAATCGGTTCCCATCTCAACAAGAAAGAAACCTggcattatgtttttttggacaatacTTCTTCATTTTTCCGGCAACAACTGGATAATTACAGGCAGTTGAGGATAGATCACCAAAACCAGCTGACTCTGTAAAAGAAAGTAGTTGTAAGTTGGAAAGTTTTAAGGGAAAAAGGTGGCCAAACAACAAGGGTCCTGATTAGGTAATTAACTGGCTGCTGCTTGTCAATTTCACTTCACCACAGATGTGTGTAGATGGTTGAAGCAGAGAGGGAGAGACAGCAACAAAGGATCGTTTAAGGTAATGGAAACCAGTTAAACATTAGAGATCTTCGAAGGATGTTTCTCTCCGAGGGTGGCTAAAATGACGGAAAATATCGATCTTGACGTTATCTTTTTGGGTTTGTTCTGTTTGATGATCTGTGTGAAATTACTTGTCAGCTGGTAAAGTGGTTCATTTCTTCAAAAGCTGACAAGGTGACTTTTACAGTGATGAATCAAGACGGAAATTTCTACCTGCAAGAACCCATAGATCCATTGAAAACCGTTTCAAGGACCCGTTGATGTTTTGGCAAGTTAATAACCTCTATCAATGCCGAGGACAGTTGAACATGCTCAACACCATACCGGAACTATACTGGCTagatttttatctttatgaCATTTGCATGTATGTGAGCGGACAGGGGGGCCTACTTTATCAACAAATGTGTAGGAGTGCTcctgttaaattaatatttttatgaaatgtttgtttttatattttaaaagtgttttatttttatttttaattaaatttttttatgtttttagattattttgatgtatcgatataaaaaaatatatattatttttatatattttttaaaaaaataacttttaaaatcaatCGTTATCATAATCCTAAATAcccatgtaaaattaaattatgactCATGCCACATTGCTGTATTGCCATTCTACATGAACATTGTGActctatctttctttttctttttctttttcttttttttttttttctgttttttttttttaatagcagcAACTATGGACCATCAAAATCcacaaaaacacataaaaacaagTGAACAGAAAAGCTATCCCGCTCAGTTACTCTCCTTGTATCTGCGTTCAATGAATAAAGAGTAGCCCTTTAATTTTGGCACACAGAAGCTCCATCCAGTTTGGAGAGTACTGTATATGCTGTTTAATGGCAGCAGAACCATGATAAGTTCTAGGAAGCCCCACTTCGCAAGCAAGATTGAATCTATTGGTTGCTATTCTTTCTGCTGTAAATCTTTTCTCACGTATCTTGGAGACAGCTGTAGGGaggtcaaattgaaaatgcaaaagcCAGTACTTGAGGAAAGGATGATCAGAATCTCATCCGCTTTGGTGTACGGAATATTATAAATGACGATTCTAGATAATGGTCATTTAACACTACTTTATGTCACTTAACTTTGTTCGGGTACATCTCAAGATCCACTCATCTTGTTGAGATCGGGAAAACTTCGAGGAAGACCTGGTTCTTCTCAAGCTCGAGGGATAGCTAGTACGTGGTGGCTATTGAGGGTTGACATGGCTCgaataattgtaaaataagtTCTCTGGTGGGTCGAAGACTctctaataattaaatcaaatcaatagaCGAAGGAGGGAATAGTGCCTAAAAAGGCGAGTACTTGAGAGTTTATTTGCTGGtaggttgtttttaaaatttttgctttttttttttttttatataacttttaatttttatgttttttttttaattttgaaagtgcCTAAAAAAATAGAACTAATCGGGGaaaagttttgttttgagttttgaggcgtttgtttttatatttttgaagattATGAATTGGTTAACATGATTTTGTAGGGTGTTTTCTAATTGTGTTTTGGGTAAAATTTGGTTTTTGGTGAAgatattttgtcttttttctacaaaatttctaattttatgctttaattaatattcattgtatgtgatttttttgcttatttggcatttttttaaaatgataatttttttaattatattgggtatatttaatttttgaagaggattagtatgatttttttgtaatttttattatatattttatatagattaaatttatttttaaaaataatttttttattttttataatattttaagtatGCATagctttgcaaaatatttttttctttttattttatttaataaattttatatgagtATCGATTTAtgtaacaaattaattttaataaacaaaatcatcaaacaTAACCaggtaaataatttattttgctatattaaatattttgattctatatttgttttctaattttatttttatttattatcaatttctttttctattgaaTTGTTCTGACTTCATGACTTAGAATGTGTGATAGACATTTAATTAGACATGTCTCATATTTCCAGGTTACGAATTTCACGTGTTAGCTCAACCTTTGTTTCGagcaatattatttatttttatttgttgttgttactttatttttttattgcatcattaaattaattaagatttaacacaattatttaatttcttttacttctttaaaaacataattgcttttttttttttaattaaaacaattttagttTGGCCCGCGACATTGAATTGGCCACCAATATAGTATATAGCTATTTACAACAAATTGCAAGTTGGCAgcttgaaaaacaattggacCAAGTaggtttgaatattttattatagtaaTGTATTAGCCTTGGTGTTTGCACCTGCGGaaccaaactatttttttatataaaaaatgatgttcgTATATTGAAATAGagtaaaagagaaaattataatttggtcATGATAAatatgcattaattaattgttaattaaggTTAagctaataaatatatattaattaattacgatTAAGCCAATACAGAACATTCCGCAAACCCATAATTTAGCGATTTAGATTATATTACTGGAatgatccaataaaaaataaaaaaaaattataaatttcttaaaaaaaaaaacatatttatatgaTTAGTTAGGTGTTGCATACTTGACCATGCAAATTTTTTTGAGAATCATACTTAGACTagataaatttatatgatttcttAGGACcctagataaaatttaaaattatttcaaactattttttatttatttataattattttaatatctgggaaaaaaataagattgctTGACctcgaaaatattttttgaagcaGATTGGATTTTCAgctaaaaataccaaatattatttttttttaaaaggatttttttatcaataataatagttaaatcACATGACGATATTTGCCTTTTATAATTCGAGGAATTAATCGAATTGATAGTACAAACCTTAATGTGCCTTAACCTTAATAGTTTTGGGGCAGAAATGTCATTAACCCATAAACAATTCACAACTACTTCCGAAAACATGAGTTCCataaaaacttttgattgattACAAAATTCTTGAACGCTTTTAAAAGACTATAAtacccttaaaaaaacaaatttgaggaTAATAGCACTAAGCCAAACACCAATTACATCATGTAACACCGCCCTGGGCAGGAATAGCATTGCCACTGGATCTATCAGGCTTAAGAATCGCATGAAAAACATTATTGCatggcaaaacaaaaaaatgaaaaacattattgcaaggcaaaacaaaaacatcaaaggTTCCAAGCGCCATGCAGCTAgttaccaaaaaataaaaacatcatgtgACCTGTAGAATAGAATGCATTCCTCCAATCATATAACTGAACTTCCAAGAAGCAGCTGAGGCTTTAGCCACAACTATTATGAGGTttcttctgaaattttttttaaaaaatccatccAAGAAGTAAATTTTTGTTCAGGGAGCAACTCCCCCATAAAACTGAATTATTTGTGGAAAAATTCGCCGACTAAATTCTCAGAAGTCAAGATTTTCATCACCATCTAACCTAAAAGAAACGACAAGAATGAAGATATAGCTTCCGTTTAAGCACCACCAGATCCGTACTTCTTGCCGAATACAATCAGCTGCAACTTGTCATAACCGGCAAGCACACCAGCACCAGCAATGGCTCGGAGGATGTTTGCTCCAGCACCCTTGAAGAGAGACTTGGCACCCTCATTCTTCAAAATCTGAGAGAAGGCATCAAGTGAGCTTTTATACTTGACAGCTTCACCAGAGGTCATCATCATTCTTCTACGAACAGTGTCAATGGGGTAGGAAGCAAGACCAGCACCGTTGGTGATGAGCCAACCAAGGGCAAAGCTTGCAAAGAAACTATCCTGTAAAAATCACAAACATAAAACATGTTacaaaaaccaaaactgaaTCCCCTATTTCAACAgaactttaaaaaaacctatCTTGTAAAAATCACCAACagaaaacatgttgaaaaagcCAAGCCAAACTAAATCCCCTATTCCAACAAAACTTTCAAGAAGTTTAAACAAAAATAGGAAACTTGCAATCTGATTTccaaaattaataagataaagcAACCATCTTGCACGCACACAATGACTTAATTGCAgtgtatatataattaaaaaaatctagaactcccaacacaaaaaattaaaagcatatgGTTTTGTACAGCGGAACCATGTCAGGTTTTATGATGCCTAGAAAACAAAAGAACTAAATACATTTACcaggggaaaaagaaaaaacaattgatgtcTCAATAAGTGAATAAAATTCAGTTGCTAAAGTGTAAAGCCTAAGCTGGTGGGCAACACAATCTTGCAACCATGTAATCATCAGACGCATAACAGAAGTGTTTCCACTAACCTGCATGTCTCCGGTAAGAAGCACAGGCTTCAAGGAGTCGTACATTCCAAAATAAAGACCGCGATAGACAATAATTCCAACACAAGAAATGTTAAATCCACGGTAAAGCCCAGCAATACCATCAGAAGCCATTGTCTTCTTGTACACATCAATGAGCCCATTGAATTGcctctctcctcccttctttGCAGCCTTGGCATCATTGGCCAAACGGGTTCGAGCATAATCCAAGGAATAGACAAAGAGAAGGGAAGAAGCACCAGCTGCACCTCCTGAGGCCAAGTTCCCAGCAAACCACTTCCAGTAGCCATCTCTATCTTTCTTAAAGTTGAAGAGCCTCTTGAAGTAATCCTTGAATGCAAAGTTCAAGGCCTGACAGTTTCGCAAACACAATGagcattaaattgaaaaaaaaaatcatattaactgAAAACCAACTTGAAAATGCTTGTATACCTGAGTAGGGAAATAACGGATGACATTGGCAGTGTTCCCCCTCCACAATGAACCAAACCCTTCCTCCTTTATTGTTCGCTTAAAACAATCACCAATGCCCTTATAGGGTTCAGAGAGCCTACCAGTTTTAAGCATCTCGTCCTGGTTTTGAATCAAAAGCTTAACACGCTCAATGGGAGCAGCAGCAGTTTTGGATACAGCTGCAGAGACTCCACCCATAAGGAAATCAATACCGAAGCTAGCTAAACCTTTTTCTGATGGGGCTTGAACAAGAACAGATGAAGCAGTAGATGGAACAATAGATAATTCAGTAGCTGCTACACATGCCCATCCCATGGGGTACTGAAAAGCAGGATTTGAGTAGTTGCCATAAGCACACCTTTGATGCAGAGCAGGCTTCTGGAAAGCCCCATCACAACCAAAATCATTAGAAACACTGGAACGAAGGAACTGGCCAGCTACTTTCTGCATAACAGAAGGGTGTTGAATCTGCTCAGCCATTGTGACTTTTCCTGCAAAGATGCCAGCACAAGCTGTTAAAAACAGCTTATTTTAAAGgcaaaattaacaagaaaactGTGTTTAGGCCGACACACATAGAGATACAGATAATAGGATAAGCAGActacaaaaatcaaatcacaAAGCAGCCAATGTACCATGCATAAAATCACATCAGGGAACATtggtataaaaagaaacaaatagttTCTGGTTCCCCTAGAATACTGGGGCAACATAAATTCAAATAGCCCAAGTTCTCCATCGAGGATTACTAATAAAAAGTACAATGCCAATCCCGTATTCATAGCAAGCAAATGAACAGAAATATAAATCAGCAAAAGCTAAAGAGAAAGAATTAAAAGgcaaataatttaaactaaccAATAAACACAACAATTGTTTAAATAAACAGCTCAACTGAATTCATCTAAAGGTATAAAAATCAGAATTTAAACAAGCATGTGGACGTACCACAAGGAAACAACTTtccacatgaaaaattattctttcctaagaaaatatatatttcgttTTTTGGTTGCTTAAGTTGGCAAACAtcagttaaaaaacaaaaccaagcaATGAGGAAAGGATTCATCATCCTATACAACACCGGTTCATCAAATCATGAATAGAAGtagaaaaaaagtaaccaataagaaacaaaaatcaaaatcccaACAACATCTAATCAATCGTCCACTTCCAAAcagataaaaacaaacaattgttATTACACAACCAACAAAATTAGAGAATCCGGTACAGGTTGCCAACTTTTGAATAGACATAAATTTGTTGAAACAAGTCTATCGAAAAACGAACTAGATTCTATTAAAACAACGctgaatcaaaaaaaaaaaaaaaaccaatgataaTAGAAAACGgagagagtgaaaaaaaaaggtgtgaaAAGTTTCAGCAACAAATCCTAAGTAGTCAAGTAAAACAGTTCATCGGAACATACCTTACCACATAACTCCGGAACACACGAGCAGATCTCAAAATTAGTTTCATAGCATACGAAGTGGATTTTCAAACTCGAAGCATGAAAATAATAGTTAAATAGATCTGAGGTAAttgaaagagagaaagcaaataataaaagcagatcTAGTAAATTAAAGAGACAGCGATGACTGTTCAAGAACacaacaagaaaagaagatgaTATCAGATCCATAAAACCAATCAATACATAAACAGATCTAGTAAAACAGAGAAACAATAACTGATTAGAACTGACAATTTAGATCATTCGATGGAAGAAATCGAGAGATCCGAGAGAGAAGGCAGATGGAAATAATAACGGCAAAGGAGAGTAGATCTGAAGAGTAATTTACCTGATTAGTGGCTGTGTGTGAGAGACTGGAGGAGGCTATAGAGAGAGATTTTAGGCGTCTCTCCAACTTTCGCTGAGCGTTGAAAGAAATTGCAAAAGCGAGAGAGAGATGTGTGGAGGAAGAGAGGCTCTGGAAAGAGTGAAACTATCCCCTATTTAATTGGTGCTAACAATGTGCTTTTTTTGCTGTGTTTTGCTGACCAGTTACCATGTGACTGGCTAGCTGGGTGGGTTCTGATTTGTTGCCTCGCCAATCTTTGGGGGAAGACCATGCAGGTGCAGATGTCACCCTTCTTTTTTTCGGTCAactaagacttttttttttttttttaatattgtatgccCTAGAAGAAATTGTTTAGTTTCAAAGAAATAGAATGGTAGGCGTGGAGAAAATAACAAGATCAAGATTTAGATTTAGAGCTAAATATTAAGAATATCAAGTTGGCAGCATAAGATCTTCTAAACTTGACCGTCCCATGTTAAAAGAGAATatggtgttttctttttatttctgcaagattttatatatattttctatgtaTGCTAGAAATTAGAAAGGtgcaaatatttaaatttttttttattagaaagagGATAGTATTTTTTGGTGGAGTGAAGGGGTGGCCGGTGCGCCAACGTCATGTCCCATGCGGCGGGTGAGGCGTGATTCGTTACGAGAGACTTGCGCGGCGGACAACGGATTGAGTGGTCAAACTgggctatttttatttttattttatttttttttcattttctcaagCTCTTTTAACGTTATTTTTGTATGCAAAAGAGAATTCTTTGGGCCCCAGACTGCTTATGGACCAGAATCAAATTTCCACAGGTACTTAAATATTAAGTCCAGGCCCAGATCAACAAAAAGGCTATCTTGTTAAAAATGGCCCGGGCCGTGTTTTATCTGACGTTGGAGGCCCCATCCGAGGCTAGCTTTGGAGTTTGGACATGGCCTCGAGTAgattctctttctttgtttttaaaccCTCCAACAAGACAAATTAAAACCAGTTAGGTCCCTCTATCTAGAACCCGGCTGATTTTGGGACTAAAATTaaactgaatttaaaaataaattgagaaagaTAAAACTTAAAGTGATCCTTGATGAAAAAACCAGGTTTcaacttgttgatttttatttttttattttttactaaaaatgataccgttttaatttttttaaaaaaaaaattaatctaggtAACCTGATGATTAGATTAAAACCTGAAACTCGAGCCTTGATGTTTAAAAACTATACCTAAGACTATATACTCTTTTCTCATTTGCATCCCAAACCTAAAACTATGGTAAACTATGCTcggtttcttttaatatctcaTTTCTGATGTTTTATACACTAAATGATATTGATTAAAAGAAAGATTTGACAAAAAATTACTGACCTAGGCATTTTTGGTCTCTGAAGATTTatgaacatttttaaaaaaaaaacttgattaagatttttttggaAATGTCCGAgatctaattataattatagattttagaCTCATTTGATAATTAGTATGTAGATTCTAGATTAAATTGAGTTGTCTCCAAAAACTTACACATTATCTCATTATCATTTAACCTCGAAACATGAACCTCGAAACATCGGGGCTGAACGACACCTGTCATGCTGGTAGTGAGGATTTTATGGCTAGACCGTTGTGATCTCTACGGGTTTTGATTCATAAAAGTCGTGCTTTAATTAATTGCTTTGGTGGCCGTATACATTCTTGCCATTTATTTGCTTCTATTTCACCTATCAGTATTTTTCTTAGTTCTCACACTGTGTACAGCACCACTTTTGTAAAAAgcaagcttttcttttttccttgccAGCGAAAagcataattaattttgaaaactaaTTTGTGTGCAAAATTCGCTTGCCTTAACTTAGTTTACCAAGCAACGTCATCAGTCAATCTGCAGAAAtttcttggtttaattaaaaatggaGTCCGAGCTTTCAGAAGAATGCCAAAGGGAATTGATAGTTTGCTTCGGCAGAAGACAACAATTGAAGGGCCCAGACCTAATTTCTGGGTTGTTTACGATGCC
Coding sequences within it:
- the LOC118027687 gene encoding ADP,ATP carrier protein 1, mitochondrial encodes the protein MAEQIQHPSVMQKVAGQFLRSSVSNDFGCDGAFQKPALHQRCAYGNYSNPAFQYPMGWACVAATELSIVPSTASSVLVQAPSEKGLASFGIDFLMGGVSAAVSKTAAAPIERVKLLIQNQDEMLKTGRLSEPYKGIGDCFKRTIKEEGFGSLWRGNTANVIRYFPTQALNFAFKDYFKRLFNFKKDRDGYWKWFAGNLASGGAAGASSLLFVYSLDYARTRLANDAKAAKKGGERQFNGLIDVYKKTMASDGIAGLYRGFNISCVGIIVYRGLYFGMYDSLKPVLLTGDMQDSFFASFALGWLITNGAGLASYPIDTVRRRMMMTSGEAVKYKSSLDAFSQILKNEGAKSLFKGAGANILRAIAGAGVLAGYDKLQLIVFGKKYGSGGA